The Candidatus Neomarinimicrobiota bacterium genome has a window encoding:
- a CDS encoding DUF5615 family PIN-like protein, which translates to MRFLVDENVGPSVADWLTEQRHDVFSVYKDYRGENDTFVLEKAQFEDRILITSDKDFGEIVFRKKRPHSGVILLRLANEQPMKTIAALRRLLDQYADQLAGRFVVVTETFVRIAGKWEE; encoded by the coding sequence TTGCGATTCCTGGTGGATGAGAATGTAGGTCCATCAGTAGCAGACTGGCTTACGGAGCAACGCCATGACGTCTTTTCGGTTTACAAAGATTATCGGGGAGAAAATGATACCTTCGTTCTGGAGAAGGCGCAATTTGAAGACAGAATTCTCATCACGAGTGATAAAGATTTCGGTGAAATAGTTTTTCGGAAAAAGCGACCACATTCAGGCGTGATTCTATTGCGCTTGGCGAATGAGCAGCCCATGAAGACAATTGCCGCCCTGCGCCGACTCCTGGATCAGTATGCTGATCAACTTGCGGGTCGTTTTGTTGTGGTCACGGAGACTTTCGTGCGGATCGCAGGGAAGTGGGAGGAATAA
- the tadA gene encoding tRNA adenosine(34) deaminase TadA: MTGPPPDHYLRQALAEARRALEAGEVPVGAVVVFDDKVIGRGHNQREGLHDPTAHAEILAITAAANHLEDWRLAGCTLYVTKEPCAMCAGALVNARAERLVFGAWDEQAGSAGSLYQLCRDPRFNHQVEVTGGVLEEECRTLLQEFFQRKRVAGG; encoded by the coding sequence ATGACCGGGCCGCCCCCCGACCATTATCTCCGGCAGGCCCTGGCCGAAGCCCGGCGCGCCCTTGAGGCTGGGGAGGTGCCGGTGGGCGCCGTGGTAGTCTTCGATGATAAGGTGATCGGCCGGGGGCACAACCAGCGCGAGGGCCTGCACGACCCCACCGCCCACGCCGAAATCCTGGCCATCACCGCCGCCGCCAACCACCTGGAGGACTGGCGTCTGGCCGGCTGCACCCTGTACGTGACCAAGGAGCCGTGCGCCATGTGCGCCGGGGCGCTGGTGAACGCCCGGGCGGAGCGGCTGGTCTTTGGCGCCTGGGACGAGCAGGCGGGCAGCGCCGGATCGCTCTACCAGCTGTGCCGCGACCCCCGCTTCAACCACCAGGTGGAGGTCACCGGTGGTGTGCTGGAGGAGGAATGCCGGACGCTGCTGCAGGAATTCTTCCAGCGGAAGCGGGTGGCCGGCGGCTGA
- a CDS encoding SRPBCC domain-containing protein, giving the protein MKELRTIIAIQATAAEVWQVLMDFESYPDWNPFVRSIEGATTPGSKLKVRLQQPGGKAMQFRPRVMVLEPEVEFRWLGHLLVPGLFDGEHYFRIEKSDGDGVRFVQGERFRGLLVPLFSKMIDERTAAGFEAANLALKERVEAR; this is encoded by the coding sequence ATGAAAGAACTACGGACGATTATCGCTATCCAGGCCACGGCAGCGGAAGTGTGGCAGGTGTTGATGGACTTTGAATCCTACCCGGACTGGAACCCCTTCGTCAGATCTATTGAGGGCGCCACGACCCCCGGCTCGAAACTCAAGGTGCGGCTGCAGCAGCCGGGCGGCAAGGCCATGCAGTTCCGGCCCCGGGTGATGGTGCTTGAGCCGGAGGTGGAATTCCGCTGGCTGGGGCACCTGCTGGTCCCGGGCCTGTTCGATGGGGAGCACTACTTTCGCATCGAGAAATCGGACGGGGACGGGGTGCGCTTTGTGCAGGGCGAACGCTTCCGGGGCCTCCTGGTGCCGCTCTTCTCGAAGATGATCGATGAGCGGACGGCGGCGGGCTTTGAGGCCGCCAATCTGGCCCTCAAGGAGCGCGTGGAGGCACGCTAG
- a CDS encoding DUF433 domain-containing protein has product MKGETLLERITMDPKVMVGKPVIRGTRLTVQHMVGLLANGMTEGEILDEYEGLTRDDLRACLLFATRALEDTTFVPTAAGID; this is encoded by the coding sequence ATGAAAGGAGAGACCCTGCTTGAACGCATTACCATGGATCCCAAGGTCATGGTGGGAAAACCGGTGATTCGCGGGACTCGATTGACCGTCCAGCATATGGTTGGATTGCTGGCCAATGGGATGACGGAAGGTGAAATCTTGGATGAGTATGAAGGGCTAACCAGGGACGATCTTCGCGCCTGCCTGCTATTTGCCACGAGAGCTCTTGAAGACACGACCTTTGTTCCTACAGCCGCCGGGATCGACTAA
- a CDS encoding sigma-54-dependent Fis family transcriptional regulator: protein MPIDLETLQRQSGIIGESEPIQEVLQTIATIAPTDISVLITGESGTGKEMVAKAIHKSSRRRFGPMVTVNCGAIPAGIIESELFGHKKGSFTGADETRKGYFEAADEGTIFLDEIGETPPETQVKMLRVIEQGEFMRVGDNETRKVDVRVIAATNRDLGADTRRGDFRQDLYYRLKTVTIPLPPLRDHLSDIPQLVERFGLQFATRNDLVFKGFTPEALNMLKAYGWPGNVRELKNVVESIIALNSGARITPDMLRSQISVGGYDGAQSTLPVVLNIPAEQSDRELILRQLLFIRQDLSDIKQIAAGRGPGEAVDPYLPSPVPVQGEELGGQIFTGDVAQLGSHPLIDPAAVGELTMEELERELIQQTLAKFNHNRRRTAQALGIAERTLYRKIQAYGLDKK from the coding sequence ATGCCCATAGACCTTGAAACCCTGCAGCGCCAGTCGGGCATCATCGGCGAGTCGGAGCCTATCCAGGAGGTGCTCCAGACCATCGCGACGATCGCCCCCACGGACATATCGGTGCTCATCACAGGTGAGTCCGGCACCGGCAAGGAGATGGTGGCCAAGGCCATCCACAAGTCCAGCCGCCGCCGCTTCGGCCCTATGGTGACGGTGAACTGCGGCGCTATCCCTGCCGGCATCATCGAGAGCGAACTGTTCGGCCACAAAAAGGGCTCATTCACCGGCGCGGACGAGACCCGCAAGGGCTACTTCGAAGCTGCCGACGAAGGCACCATTTTCCTCGACGAGATCGGCGAGACCCCCCCTGAGACCCAGGTCAAGATGCTGCGGGTCATCGAGCAGGGCGAATTCATGCGGGTGGGGGACAACGAGACCCGCAAGGTAGACGTGCGGGTCATCGCCGCCACCAATCGCGATTTGGGGGCCGATACGCGCAGGGGCGACTTCCGACAGGACCTCTACTATCGACTGAAGACTGTGACCATCCCCCTGCCGCCGTTGCGCGACCACCTGTCCGATATCCCGCAATTGGTGGAGCGCTTCGGGCTGCAGTTTGCCACGCGCAACGACCTGGTCTTCAAGGGCTTTACGCCTGAGGCGCTAAACATGCTCAAAGCTTATGGCTGGCCCGGCAACGTGCGGGAACTCAAGAACGTTGTGGAGAGCATCATCGCCCTGAATTCGGGTGCCCGCATCACACCGGATATGCTGCGCTCCCAGATCAGCGTGGGGGGCTATGATGGTGCCCAGAGCACGCTCCCCGTCGTGTTGAACATACCAGCGGAGCAGTCGGACCGGGAGCTGATTCTCAGGCAGTTGCTGTTTATCCGGCAGGACCTGAGCGATATCAAACAAATTGCCGCCGGTCGCGGTCCCGGCGAAGCGGTGGACCCCTATCTGCCATCGCCAGTACCGGTGCAGGGCGAGGAGTTGGGCGGACAGATATTCACGGGCGATGTCGCCCAGCTTGGTTCCCACCCGCTGATCGATCCCGCCGCCGTGGGGGAGCTGACCATGGAGGAGCTGGAGCGGGAGCTCATCCAGCAGACGTTGGCCAAGTTCAACCATAACCGCCGCCGTACAGCCCAGGCCCTGGGCATCGCCGAGCGGACGCTGTACCGCAAGATTCAGGCCTATGGACTGGACAAGAAGTAG
- the uvrB gene encoding excinuclease ABC subunit UvrB: MMSEFQIISDLRPQGDQPQAIAQLVQGLHDGHPAQTLLGITGSGKTFTMASVIEAVQRPTLILSHNKTLAAQLYGEFKGLFPNNAVEYFISYYDYYQPEAYLPVTDVYIEKDSSVNEDIDRLRLKATSALLERRDVIVVASVSCIYGIGSPSEYRKSVVLIKVGDELERRELLRRLIDIHYVRNDMVLERGNFRLRGDVMEIFPAYLSHAVRIEFFGDRVEQILTFDTVSGEIISAAPGLERVSIYPARHFVTTTEIIERAVGEIRKELHDRLDWFRGEGSLLEAQRLEQRTQYDIEMLLEVGFCNGIENYSRILDGRREGERPHTLMDFFPDDFLMFIDESHATIPQVQAMYKGDRSRKEVLVEHGFRLPSALDNRPMKFHEFEDKLKQVVFVSATPSPYELERSQGVVVEQIIRPTGLMDPGIDVRPTKGQIDDLIGEIKARTARQERILVTTLTKRMSEDLTDYLQGMDLRVNYLHSEVDTLERVRILRNLRLGNFDVLVGINLLREGLDLPEVSLVAVLDADKEGFLRSATSLMQVAGRAARNINGKVLFYADRVTRSMQEVIDESNRRRVVQASYNREHNITPATVYKSVEEVLLTTSVADAQTRVSEPVAAPDYDLTNLDEQDLAFTLDLLRREMQTAAESLRFEDAARLRDEIIRLENESAAVAGPAALRQGSGSPGLPVPGTARVGPRPEGQA, from the coding sequence ATTATGTCAGAATTTCAGATCATCAGCGACCTGCGGCCTCAGGGCGACCAGCCCCAGGCCATCGCCCAGCTGGTGCAGGGCCTTCACGACGGGCATCCGGCCCAGACCTTGCTGGGCATCACCGGCAGCGGCAAGACCTTCACCATGGCCAGCGTCATCGAAGCGGTGCAGCGGCCCACCCTCATTTTGTCACACAACAAGACCCTGGCGGCCCAGCTCTACGGCGAGTTCAAGGGACTGTTCCCCAACAACGCCGTGGAGTACTTCATCAGCTACTACGACTACTATCAGCCCGAGGCCTACCTGCCGGTGACCGATGTCTACATCGAGAAGGACTCGTCGGTGAACGAGGACATCGACCGCCTCCGCCTGAAGGCCACCTCGGCCCTGCTGGAGCGCCGCGACGTGATTGTGGTGGCCAGCGTCAGTTGCATCTACGGCATCGGCTCGCCGTCGGAGTACCGCAAAAGCGTGGTGCTCATCAAGGTGGGGGACGAGCTGGAGCGCCGGGAACTGCTGCGGCGCCTCATCGACATCCATTACGTGCGCAACGACATGGTGCTGGAGCGGGGCAACTTCCGGCTACGCGGCGACGTCATGGAGATATTCCCCGCCTACCTGAGCCACGCGGTGCGGATCGAATTCTTCGGCGACCGGGTGGAGCAAATCCTCACGTTTGACACCGTCTCCGGTGAGATCATCTCCGCCGCGCCGGGGCTGGAGCGCGTCAGCATTTACCCGGCCAGACATTTTGTGACCACCACCGAGATCATCGAGCGGGCCGTGGGTGAGATTCGGAAGGAGCTGCACGACCGGCTGGATTGGTTCCGCGGCGAGGGCAGTTTGCTGGAGGCCCAGCGGCTGGAGCAGCGCACCCAGTACGACATTGAGATGCTGCTGGAGGTGGGCTTTTGCAATGGCATCGAAAATTACTCCCGCATTCTGGATGGCCGCCGCGAGGGTGAGCGCCCCCATACGCTGATGGACTTTTTCCCCGACGACTTCCTCATGTTCATCGATGAGTCCCACGCCACCATACCGCAGGTGCAGGCCATGTACAAAGGCGACCGGTCCCGCAAGGAGGTGCTGGTGGAGCACGGCTTCCGCCTGCCCTCGGCGCTGGACAACCGCCCCATGAAATTTCACGAGTTCGAAGACAAGCTCAAGCAGGTGGTGTTTGTCTCCGCCACGCCGAGCCCTTACGAGTTGGAGCGCTCCCAGGGTGTCGTGGTGGAGCAGATCATCCGGCCCACGGGCCTCATGGACCCCGGTATCGACGTGCGGCCCACGAAAGGCCAGATCGATGACCTCATCGGCGAAATCAAGGCCCGCACCGCCCGGCAGGAGCGCATTCTGGTCACCACCCTCACCAAGCGCATGTCGGAGGACCTCACCGACTACCTGCAGGGCATGGACCTGCGGGTGAACTACCTGCACTCGGAAGTGGACACCCTGGAACGGGTGCGCATTCTGCGCAATCTGCGGCTGGGCAACTTTGACGTGCTGGTGGGGATCAACCTGTTGCGGGAGGGGCTGGACCTGCCCGAGGTTTCGCTGGTGGCCGTACTGGACGCCGACAAGGAAGGCTTCCTGCGCTCCGCGACCTCCCTGATGCAGGTGGCCGGCCGGGCGGCACGCAATATCAACGGCAAAGTGCTGTTCTACGCCGACCGGGTGACCCGCTCCATGCAGGAGGTCATCGACGAATCGAACCGCAGACGGGTGGTTCAGGCGTCCTACAACCGGGAGCACAACATCACGCCCGCCACAGTGTATAAGTCGGTGGAGGAGGTGCTGCTCACCACTTCCGTGGCCGACGCGCAGACCCGGGTTTCAGAACCCGTTGCGGCGCCGGATTACGATCTCACCAATCTGGATGAGCAGGACCTGGCGTTCACCCTGGACCTGCTGCGCCGGGAGATGCAAACAGCGGCGGAAAGCCTGCGCTTCGAGGATGCAGCGCGCCTGCGGGATGAAATCATCCGCCTGGAAAACGAGTCGGCGGCTGTTGCAGGTCCGGCAGCCCTTCGGCAGGGCTCAGGCTCGCCCGGCCTCCCCGTGCCGGGTACGGCCAGGGTTGGGCCACGCCCAGAGGGACAGGCCTGA
- the purD gene encoding phosphoribosylamine--glycine ligase, which produces MARVLVIGGGGREHALAWCLAQEGRHELFCAPGNAGTAAVATNVPLDGSDPASLSRWARREAIELTIVGPEGPLAAGLVDHFQRENLNVFGPRQAAARLESSKLFARRFMGELGIPQPAYRPANSAAATRRAVAELGLPVVLKADGLAAGKGVLMCATGGQVDAAINTFFERRAFGAAGLDLSVEECLVGIEMSVFAICDGHHATIMGTAQDYKRAFDGDRGPNTGGMGAVAPSPLATDELMGEIDRTVFEPALAGMAARGTPYVGFLYAGLMIVAGRPWVIEFNVRLGDPETQVVLPLLDVPLYTLIGQALSGELQPSISVRPGAAACVVVAAEGYPGPYSNGTPIGGLDQLEDGLLVFHAGTSNNGQGVLVSSGGRVLSLVALAKDLPAAVARVYANLPRIDYPGSFYRSDIGQFNVK; this is translated from the coding sequence ATGGCGCGGGTGCTGGTGATCGGTGGCGGGGGACGGGAGCACGCCTTGGCGTGGTGCCTGGCTCAGGAGGGCCGCCACGAACTGTTCTGTGCACCGGGCAATGCGGGTACGGCGGCGGTGGCCACCAATGTGCCCTTGGATGGCAGCGACCCCGCCAGCCTCAGCCGCTGGGCGCGACGTGAGGCCATCGAGCTCACCATTGTTGGCCCCGAGGGCCCCCTTGCAGCGGGGTTGGTGGACCATTTTCAGCGCGAGAATCTAAACGTCTTCGGCCCCCGACAGGCGGCGGCCCGGTTGGAAAGCAGCAAGCTTTTTGCGCGCCGGTTCATGGGCGAGCTGGGCATCCCCCAGCCCGCATACCGCCCGGCCAACTCTGCCGCGGCCACCCGCCGGGCCGTGGCTGAGCTGGGTTTGCCGGTGGTGCTGAAAGCCGACGGGCTGGCGGCGGGCAAAGGCGTCCTGATGTGCGCGACCGGGGGGCAGGTGGACGCAGCCATAAACACATTTTTTGAGCGGCGGGCCTTCGGCGCTGCAGGGCTGGATCTGTCCGTAGAGGAATGCCTGGTGGGGATCGAGATGTCGGTGTTCGCGATCTGCGATGGCCACCATGCGACCATCATGGGCACGGCCCAAGATTACAAGCGCGCCTTTGACGGCGACCGGGGCCCCAATACCGGTGGCATGGGCGCGGTGGCGCCATCGCCGCTGGCCACGGACGAGCTGATGGGCGAGATTGACCGGACTGTTTTTGAACCGGCCCTGGCGGGCATGGCCGCGCGGGGCACCCCCTACGTCGGCTTCCTGTACGCCGGGCTCATGATCGTGGCCGGCAGGCCCTGGGTTATCGAGTTCAATGTCCGCCTGGGCGACCCGGAGACCCAGGTGGTCCTGCCCCTGCTGGATGTGCCCCTCTACACCTTGATCGGGCAGGCGCTGTCCGGTGAACTGCAGCCTTCAATTTCGGTGCGGCCCGGCGCGGCGGCCTGTGTGGTGGTGGCTGCGGAGGGCTATCCCGGCCCGTACAGCAACGGGACGCCGATAGGCGGCCTGGACCAGCTGGAGGACGGCCTGCTGGTGTTCCATGCCGGCACCTCAAATAATGGCCAGGGAGTGTTGGTCAGCAGTGGCGGACGGGTGCTGAGCCTAGTGGCACTGGCCAAGGACCTTCCGGCAGCTGTCGCGCGGGTGTATGCCAATCTGCCCCGCATTGACTACCCGGGCAGCTTCTACCGGAGTGATATTGGACAATTCAACGTAAAGTAG